A region from the Drosophila willistoni isolate 14030-0811.24 unplaced genomic scaffold, UCI_dwil_1.1 Seg145, whole genome shotgun sequence genome encodes:
- the LOC124460864 gene encoding RNA polymerase II degradation factor 1-like: protein MNAFNVDFGQDEGVVRRGAAPRANMERGDWHWSDEESDDDEPDMIDPAIAASSDEENDEDVDDSGYGSEESEAESAINQGHQEEEDDEEIWRELDEAIRMMDDEEAGDASSGRSSPEEYAPWEQNEIHEPPARLWEPARPPTPFRMVDSMSEASETAEMAVADEGAADGVASPPPLEPEGTDWEAEGATSENQQWMSWWRQQILQQQEAERDLLAWEIHQQEEEQLARARERLAEVTRQQQQYQQQQQQQQLLECREAQRQRSAYISQANIMRSAIRA from the exons ATGAATGCGTTTAACGTAGATTTTGGCCAGGATGAAGGCGTAGTTCGACGAGGTGCGGCACCGCGGGCCAATATGGAACGCGGTGACTGGCATTGGTCCGATGAGGAGTCCGACGACGATGAGCCGGATATGATAGATCCGGCAATCGCCGCCTCATCGGACGAGGAGAACGATGAGGACGTAGATGACAGTGGCTACGGATCAGAGGAGAGCGAAGCCGAGTCGGCGATAAACCAGGGCCaccaggaggaggaggatgatGAGGAAATATGGAGAGAGCTGGACGAGGCGATACGCATGATGGACGACGAAGAGGCGGGAGATGCGAGCAGCGGCCGAAGTAGCCCAGAAGAGTATGCGCCGTGGGAGCAAAATGAGATCCATGAGCCTCCGGCAAGATTGTGGGAGCCAGCGCGGCCACCAACGCCGTTTCGTATGGTGGACTCAATGTCAGAGGCCAGCGAAACGGCGGAGATGGCCGTGGCTGATGAAGGTGCGGCTGATGGAGTAGCCAGCCCACCTCCACTCGAGCCAGAGGGGACGGATTGGGAGGCAGAAGGAGCGACGTCGGAGAACCAGCAATGGATGAGTTGGTGGCGTCAGCAGATCCTGCAGCAGCAGGAGGCTGAGAGGGATCTGCTGGCATGGGAAATACACCAGCAGGAAGAGGAACAGCTGGCAAGGGCCAGGGAAAGGCTGGCGGAGGTGACaagacagcagcaacaataccaacagcaacagcaacaacaacaactgctcGAATGCCGAGA GGCACAACGACAGCGCTCGGCCTATATTAGCCAGGCAAATATCATGCGCAGTGCCATACGGGCATGA